In a single window of the Pontibacter russatus genome:
- a CDS encoding calcium:proton antiporter, giving the protein MRALLQWTTIIPLLAWLLFFSGLIYDSTLFQLVASVLLIFSVMSAVHHSEIIAERVGEPYGTIILAIAITVIEVSIIISLMMSEGQGAASLARDTVYAATMLILNGIVGLCLLIGSIKHYEQDFSKPSVTIALVSLISIIVFTLVFPTFTESVAGSYYSNPQLVFASIACLVIYSCFLFAQTRKYRQYFLTVGKDENEEKAVPIVITNRMFFTSLVFLLVCLGIVVLLAKTLSPTIESIITSYSLPKTLVGIVIAAIILLPEGIAAINAARNNRLQTSLNLSLGSALASIGLTIPSVAIVCILYDFKIILGLDIKSIILLGLSVFTVMLSLNSGKTNVVYGVVLLVNLFAFIFLMIYP; this is encoded by the coding sequence ATGAGAGCATTACTTCAGTGGACGACTATCATCCCGCTACTGGCCTGGCTGCTGTTTTTTTCCGGGCTTATATATGACAGCACCCTCTTCCAGCTGGTAGCGAGCGTACTGCTTATTTTCAGTGTGATGTCGGCGGTACACCACTCCGAAATAATCGCGGAGCGGGTGGGCGAACCTTACGGTACCATCATCCTGGCCATCGCGATAACGGTTATCGAGGTCTCCATCATCATATCCCTGATGATGTCAGAAGGGCAGGGAGCTGCCTCGCTGGCCAGAGACACCGTATATGCGGCCACCATGCTTATTCTGAACGGCATCGTCGGGCTTTGCCTGTTAATCGGCAGCATCAAGCATTACGAGCAGGATTTCTCCAAGCCTTCTGTCACCATTGCGCTGGTTTCGCTTATATCTATTATTGTTTTCACGCTGGTGTTCCCCACCTTCACAGAGAGCGTGGCGGGTTCCTATTATTCCAACCCCCAGCTTGTTTTCGCTTCTATTGCCTGCCTGGTTATATACTCCTGCTTCTTATTCGCGCAAACCCGGAAGTACCGGCAATACTTTCTGACGGTTGGCAAAGACGAAAACGAGGAAAAAGCAGTTCCCATCGTCATCACCAACAGGATGTTTTTCACGAGCCTGGTGTTCCTTCTTGTTTGCCTGGGGATTGTGGTGCTGTTGGCCAAAACGCTCTCGCCCACCATCGAAAGCATTATTACCAGCTACAGCCTTCCAAAGACCTTGGTGGGTATTGTCATCGCAGCCATTATTCTACTGCCCGAGGGCATTGCCGCCATCAACGCTGCCAGAAACAACCGGCTGCAGACCAGTTTAAATCTGTCGCTCGGCTCGGCCCTGGCAAGTATAGGCCTGACCATCCCGAGTGTGGCCATCGTCTGCATCCTCTATGATTTCAAAATCATTCTGGGTCTGGACATCAAATCTATCATCCTGTTAGGGCTGTCCGTGTTTACAGTGATGCTGTCGTTGAACAGCGGCAAGACAAATGTGGTGTACGGCGTGGTGCTGCTCGTGAACCTGTTTGCCTTTATATTCCTGATGATATACCCTTGA
- a CDS encoding EamA family transporter: MEATNRKPFYAAAIAAFVIWGFIPFPLKALAAYPSGQILYFRVMLSVAMLLVISLVFRRGQLQETVAQVKNAPPQDRRQFMLYTFLGGVLLTINWLVFIYVINHIDIQTGSFSYLLCPILTAVLGFLLLKEELRANQWLAIGLSALSCVLVGTGELSSLLFSLLIGLSYAFYLITQRILRGYDKIVLLTLQLLLSFVLLAPFYSYLKGDSTVALGTHFFMNIALLSAGFTVLPLFLNLFALKELTSGTIGILMYINPIINFLVAFFYFDEETTPTKLLAYLLIFISVVIYNLNTGGRKKRGNGLVIPPVGTTAVGK, from the coding sequence ATGGAAGCAACAAACAGGAAACCATTTTACGCGGCGGCCATCGCGGCCTTCGTGATATGGGGTTTTATCCCTTTTCCGCTCAAGGCGCTGGCTGCGTACCCCAGCGGGCAGATCCTGTACTTCCGGGTGATGCTGTCGGTGGCGATGCTGCTGGTAATCTCTTTGGTTTTCCGGCGCGGGCAACTGCAGGAAACAGTGGCGCAGGTGAAGAACGCGCCGCCACAAGACAGGCGACAGTTTATGCTATATACCTTTTTAGGGGGCGTGCTGCTCACCATCAACTGGCTAGTGTTTATATATGTCATCAACCATATCGACATCCAGACGGGCTCGTTTTCTTACCTGCTCTGCCCCATCCTGACGGCGGTGCTGGGCTTCCTGCTGCTGAAGGAGGAACTGCGGGCGAACCAGTGGCTGGCAATCGGGCTAAGCGCCCTGAGCTGCGTGCTGGTGGGCACGGGAGAACTGTCAAGCCTGCTGTTCAGCCTGCTCATCGGGCTGAGCTATGCCTTTTACCTGATTACGCAGCGCATCCTGCGGGGCTACGACAAAATCGTGTTGCTCACGCTGCAGCTGTTGCTGTCTTTTGTGCTTCTGGCGCCCTTTTACTCCTACCTCAAAGGAGACAGCACTGTGGCGCTGGGCACACACTTTTTCATGAACATTGCTTTGCTGAGCGCAGGGTTTACGGTGCTGCCGCTCTTCCTCAACCTCTTCGCCCTGAAAGAGCTGACCTCCGGCACCATCGGCATCCTGATGTACATCAACCCCATCATCAATTTTCTGGTGGCGTTCTTTTACTTCGATGAGGAAACCACACCCACCAAGTTGCTGGCGTACCTCCTCATCTTTATTTCCGTGGTGATCTATAACCTGAACACCGGGGGCCGCAAAAAGCGGGGCAACGGGCTCGTGATTCCGCCTGTGGGCACCACGGCAGTCGGTAAATAA
- a CDS encoding DMT family transporter gives MLSKGVQYMLLSTLFFSLMNVCVKLVSHLPAAEVIMFRSVISLIISYAYLRRASVSVWGTHHIWLVARGVAGATALLLFFNTLQHIPLATAAMVQYMAPIFTAVLGIFIVKERVRPWQWVFFGLSFGGVLVIEGVETSVDPFYLWLGVLSAVFSGIAYTIVRKLNTKEHPLVIIFYFPLVTLPVVGIYSLFNWVQPEGWDWTLLLLVGLLTQLGQYYMTMSYQTEEISKVANLNYIGIIYALLLGYFLFGELFNVWSYMGMALVLLGVALNVRYKNRLAKREALAQKVLR, from the coding sequence ATGCTTTCGAAGGGAGTACAATACATGCTGCTGTCTACGCTGTTCTTTTCGCTGATGAACGTCTGCGTGAAGCTGGTGTCGCACCTGCCGGCGGCGGAGGTGATCATGTTCCGGTCCGTTATCTCGCTTATCATCAGCTACGCCTACCTGCGCCGCGCGAGCGTGAGCGTGTGGGGCACCCATCATATATGGCTGGTGGCGCGGGGAGTGGCGGGGGCCACAGCGCTGCTCCTTTTCTTTAACACGCTCCAGCACATCCCGCTGGCCACGGCGGCCATGGTGCAGTATATGGCTCCCATCTTCACGGCTGTCCTGGGCATCTTTATCGTGAAGGAGCGGGTGCGGCCCTGGCAGTGGGTGTTTTTCGGGCTGTCGTTTGGCGGCGTGCTGGTGATTGAGGGCGTGGAGACAAGCGTGGACCCGTTTTACCTGTGGCTGGGCGTGCTGAGCGCCGTTTTCTCCGGCATCGCCTACACCATCGTCCGGAAGCTCAACACGAAAGAGCACCCGCTGGTTATCATCTTCTACTTCCCGCTGGTGACGCTGCCGGTGGTGGGTATATATAGCCTGTTCAATTGGGTGCAGCCCGAGGGCTGGGACTGGACACTGCTGTTGCTGGTGGGCCTGCTCACGCAACTGGGGCAGTACTACATGACAATGTCGTACCAGACGGAGGAAATCTCCAAAGTGGCCAACCTTAACTACATCGGGATTATATATGCGCTGCTGCTGGGCTACTTCCTTTTCGGGGAGCTGTTCAATGTGTGGTCGTATATGGGCATGGCGTTGGTGCTGCTGGGCGTGGCGCTGAATGTGCGCTACAAAAACCGACTGGCAAAACGGGAGGCGCTGGCGCAAAAAGTACTGCGGTAA
- a CDS encoding DUF4230 domain-containing protein: protein MSLFRLLFRLLPWVLIVIAGVFFWRIFGSFFNKPEEKKEPEVVVNFNTVLTSVEDLGRMELVRYNFKDVVEYEKSVSRFIPNSKLVLIVSGEAVGCVDFSKITQADIQFQGDTLVQVALPAPEICYYKVDHSKSKVFSKENTYFQDAELVEEGYKYAEQNVKKAALNSGILRQTTMNAEKILKPMLEEITGRRVVLVPQRKIGNPQLPPKR from the coding sequence ATGTCCCTGTTCCGCCTCCTGTTCAGATTGCTTCCCTGGGTGCTCATCGTCATCGCTGGTGTTTTTTTCTGGCGCATCTTCGGGAGCTTTTTCAACAAGCCCGAGGAGAAGAAGGAGCCGGAGGTGGTGGTTAATTTCAACACGGTATTAACTTCGGTGGAGGATTTGGGGCGCATGGAGCTGGTGCGCTACAATTTTAAGGATGTGGTGGAGTACGAGAAGTCCGTCTCCCGCTTTATTCCGAATTCCAAGCTGGTGCTCATCGTGTCGGGCGAGGCGGTGGGCTGCGTGGACTTTTCCAAAATAACGCAGGCCGATATCCAGTTTCAGGGCGATACGCTGGTGCAGGTGGCCCTGCCCGCCCCCGAAATCTGCTATTACAAAGTGGACCACAGCAAATCCAAGGTTTTCAGCAAAGAGAACACGTACTTTCAGGATGCGGAACTGGTGGAGGAGGGGTATAAATACGCCGAGCAGAACGTGAAGAAGGCGGCCCTGAACTCCGGTATCCTGCGCCAGACCACCATGAACGCCGAGAAAATCCTGAAGCCCATGCTGGAGGAAATAACCGGCCGCCGCGTCGTGCTGGTGCCCCAGCGCAAGATTGGAAATCCGCAGCTCCCGCCGAAGCGGTAG
- a CDS encoding regulatory protein RecX has product MDREKKQKHYTPKEALVKAAAYCAYQERTQQEVRDKLYTYGLEPDDVEELIVRLSQEKLIDEERYAQSYVRGKYGLKKWGRRKITQGLKSKGISDYCIKQGMKEIDPEVYEQNLLGLLEKKNATEKEKNPFLRRQKLTYFLVSKGYENDLVQDALKGLEGS; this is encoded by the coding sequence TTGGACCGAGAAAAGAAGCAGAAGCATTATACACCCAAAGAAGCCTTGGTGAAGGCGGCGGCCTACTGCGCTTACCAGGAGCGCACGCAGCAGGAAGTGCGTGACAAGCTATATACCTATGGCCTGGAGCCGGACGATGTGGAAGAGCTGATTGTGCGCCTGAGCCAGGAGAAGCTGATTGACGAGGAACGCTATGCGCAGAGCTACGTGCGCGGCAAGTACGGCCTGAAAAAGTGGGGCCGCCGCAAGATAACGCAGGGCCTGAAAAGCAAAGGCATCTCCGACTACTGCATCAAGCAGGGCATGAAGGAAATTGACCCGGAGGTATATGAGCAAAACCTGCTGGGCCTGCTGGAGAAAAAGAACGCCACCGAAAAAGAGAAGAACCCCTTCCTGCGCCGCCAGAAGCTGACGTACTTCCTGGTGAGCAAAGGCTATGAAAACGATCTGGTGCAGGACGCGCTGAAAGGGCTGGAAGGTAGTTAG
- a CDS encoding phospholipase D-like domain-containing protein, producing the protein MPSPHRDITSHAFFSPGDDCLNAIVASIEEASQSINICVFTISDDRISDAIVHAHRRGVRIRIITDNKKLHDTGSDIRELAARGLEVRIDKTNSHMHHKFAIFDGTSVLTGSYNWTRSAALYNHENILITDNPGIVQDYSREFGRLWEDMMRYNPGGKSRNAFEDSW; encoded by the coding sequence ATGCCATCACCCCATAGAGATATCACCAGCCACGCCTTCTTCAGCCCCGGCGACGATTGCCTCAACGCTATTGTCGCCAGCATAGAGGAGGCAAGCCAATCTATCAACATCTGTGTATTCACCATCAGCGACGACCGTATTTCGGATGCTATCGTGCACGCCCACCGCCGGGGTGTCCGCATCAGGATCATCACCGACAACAAAAAGCTCCACGACACAGGCTCAGACATAAGGGAATTGGCTGCCAGGGGACTGGAGGTGCGGATAGACAAAACAAACAGCCACATGCACCACAAGTTCGCTATTTTCGACGGCACAAGCGTGCTGACCGGCAGTTACAACTGGACCCGCAGCGCCGCCCTATATAACCACGAGAACATCCTGATCACGGACAACCCCGGCATTGTGCAGGACTACAGCAGGGAATTTGGCCGGTTGTGGGAAGACATGATGCGTTACAACCCCGGTGGCAAAAGCAGGAACGCGTTTGAAGATTCATGGTGA
- a CDS encoding DUF5686 and carboxypeptidase regulatory-like domain-containing protein, which yields MRYAFLFLLLFLPVLSMAGVVRGRITDENGKGLPFASIYIKETASGTASNEEGLYQLQLRPGTYTLEFKYVGYRARFETVTVGEGTQELNIQLQPEVLNLQEVVVRAADEDPAYRIMRNAIRLRKYHLNEVNAWRARVYMKGVYRLDKVPSKILGIKMVDVDTGIVYLSESVSELSFKKPDKVNERMISSKVSGQKKGFSFNQASEMNVSFYDNLLQVEGLSERGFVSPLANNALFYYRFEYMGAFQEDGRTINKIKVIPRRKNDPVFSGHIYIVDGTWRIHSTDLRLTKDAGIDFVDWIRVRQVYASVAEHVWMPVSQRFSFEAAGLGFKGGGYAMAVYSSYKVQPAYARPPQLQEVEPEPEEQAAGSRPAPQKGKIKVIAPEEIAPEAQQPIHDEKLFSREILVVEEEANERDSAYWAAVRPVPLTQEEVTDYHKKDSLEVIKKSQPYQDSLDGVRNVPSFGNFLVRGYTYSNTYKGRFFGINPAIGVTGEPSMLQYNTVEGAVADLRMQYTRRFEDRTRYEIAPAVRYGFANEKLNAKLRLTYNYDPIGNSTISLEGGRYVEQISSAEPISPFVNTLYTLAAERNYMKLYQRDFGRISYRGEPLNGVFLNGWLDYAHRMPLQNTADYTLRDRSGSESRFTSNVPQNAELPDASFSAHEALTLSLSVSVQPGQEYISRPDNKINLGSKYPTFSLGYRTGIKAMGSDVQFHTAALRISDEMGFGLLGRSKYSVTGGTFWGKKAMYLMDYKHFNGNRTLFAGIYEGFQLLDYYRYSTNNRYLEAHYEHHFNGFLFNKIPLFRKLKWQEVGSLNYLHTQESRHYLELSVGIEHIFKIIRVDFVTSFQEGNKARTGITVGVGF from the coding sequence ATGCGCTACGCCTTTCTGTTTTTGCTGTTGTTCCTGCCGGTGCTTTCCATGGCAGGCGTGGTGCGCGGCCGCATCACCGACGAGAACGGGAAAGGCCTGCCCTTCGCCAGCATCTATATAAAGGAAACGGCCAGCGGCACCGCTTCCAACGAGGAGGGGCTGTATCAACTGCAGCTCCGCCCCGGCACTTACACCCTTGAGTTCAAATATGTCGGCTACCGCGCCAGGTTCGAGACCGTGACGGTGGGCGAGGGCACGCAGGAACTGAACATACAATTGCAGCCCGAGGTGCTGAACCTGCAGGAGGTAGTAGTGCGCGCCGCCGACGAAGACCCGGCCTACCGCATCATGCGCAACGCCATCCGGCTGCGCAAATACCACCTGAACGAAGTGAACGCCTGGCGCGCCCGCGTCTATATGAAGGGCGTGTACCGCCTGGACAAAGTGCCCTCCAAGATACTGGGCATCAAAATGGTGGATGTGGACACGGGCATCGTATACCTGTCGGAGTCGGTGTCGGAGCTGAGTTTTAAGAAGCCCGATAAGGTGAACGAGCGCATGATATCGAGCAAGGTGAGCGGTCAGAAGAAAGGCTTCAGTTTTAACCAGGCCTCCGAGATGAACGTCAGCTTTTACGATAACCTGCTGCAGGTGGAGGGGCTGAGCGAACGCGGCTTTGTGTCGCCGCTGGCCAACAATGCGCTTTTCTATTACCGCTTCGAGTATATGGGCGCTTTTCAGGAAGACGGGCGCACCATCAACAAGATAAAAGTCATCCCCCGCCGCAAAAACGACCCGGTTTTCTCGGGCCATATCTACATCGTAGACGGCACCTGGCGCATCCACAGCACCGACCTGCGGCTGACGAAAGACGCGGGCATCGACTTCGTGGACTGGATACGGGTGCGGCAAGTATATGCGTCGGTGGCGGAGCACGTCTGGATGCCGGTGTCGCAGCGCTTCAGCTTTGAGGCGGCGGGGCTCGGTTTCAAGGGCGGCGGCTATGCCATGGCCGTGTACTCCAGCTACAAAGTGCAGCCCGCTTACGCCCGGCCGCCGCAACTGCAGGAAGTGGAGCCGGAGCCAGAAGAGCAAGCAGCCGGGTCAAGGCCGGCTCCTCAAAAGGGAAAAATCAAAGTGATTGCCCCGGAGGAGATAGCGCCGGAAGCGCAGCAGCCGATACATGATGAGAAGCTGTTCAGCAGGGAAATTCTGGTGGTGGAGGAAGAAGCCAACGAGCGCGACTCGGCATACTGGGCGGCGGTGAGGCCGGTGCCGCTGACGCAGGAGGAGGTGACAGACTACCATAAAAAAGACAGTCTGGAAGTCATCAAGAAATCCCAGCCCTACCAGGACTCGCTGGACGGGGTGCGCAACGTGCCCTCTTTCGGCAATTTCCTGGTGCGCGGCTATACTTACTCCAACACCTACAAAGGCAGGTTCTTCGGCATCAACCCCGCCATAGGCGTTACGGGCGAACCAAGCATGCTGCAATATAATACGGTGGAGGGCGCTGTGGCTGACCTGCGGATGCAGTATACCCGGCGCTTCGAAGACCGCACCCGCTACGAGATTGCCCCGGCTGTGCGCTACGGTTTCGCAAACGAGAAGCTGAACGCCAAACTGCGCCTCACATACAACTACGACCCCATCGGCAACAGCACCATATCTCTGGAAGGAGGCCGGTACGTGGAGCAGATCAGCAGCGCAGAGCCTATCTCGCCGTTCGTGAACACCCTCTATACGCTGGCGGCGGAGCGCAACTATATGAAGCTGTACCAGCGCGATTTCGGACGCATCAGTTACCGCGGCGAACCTTTAAACGGCGTGTTCCTGAACGGCTGGCTCGATTACGCGCACCGCATGCCGCTACAAAACACAGCCGACTACACCCTCCGCGACCGCAGCGGGAGCGAGAGCCGCTTTACCTCCAACGTACCGCAAAATGCGGAGCTGCCAGATGCTTCCTTTTCGGCCCACGAGGCGCTGACGCTGAGCCTGAGCGTGAGTGTGCAGCCAGGGCAGGAGTATATCTCGCGCCCGGATAATAAAATCAACCTCGGCTCCAAATACCCCACCTTCTCGCTCGGTTACCGCACGGGTATTAAAGCGATGGGCAGCGATGTGCAGTTTCACACCGCCGCGCTCCGCATCAGCGATGAGATGGGCTTTGGCCTGCTTGGGCGCAGCAAATACAGCGTTACGGGCGGCACGTTCTGGGGCAAGAAGGCCATGTACCTGATGGATTACAAGCACTTCAACGGCAACCGCACCCTGTTCGCTGGTATATATGAAGGCTTCCAGTTGCTGGACTACTACCGCTACAGCACCAACAACCGCTACCTGGAGGCCCACTACGAGCACCACTTCAACGGCTTCCTGTTCAACAAAATACCGCTGTTCCGAAAGCTCAAGTGGCAGGAGGTGGGGAGCCTGAATTACCTGCACACGCAGGAGTCGCGCCATTACCTGGAACTGAGCGTGGGAATTGAGCACATCTTCAAAATCATCCGGGTTGATTTCGTGACCTCGTTTCAGGAGGGCAACAAGGCCAGAACCGGCATTACCGTCGGCGTCGGGTTTTGA
- a CDS encoding acyl-CoA dehydrogenase family protein — protein MAYEYAGAPDYFNVDELLTDEHKLIRQTMRDFVKREISPYIEQWAQEAHFPSEIVKKFGEVGAFGPAIPTEYGGGGLDYISYGIIMQEIERGDSGMRSTASVQGSLVMYPIYKYGSEEQRKKFLPKLASGEWLGCFGLTEPDYGSNPGGMVTNIKDMGDHYLLNGAKMWISNSPECQVAVVWAKNEEGRIKGLIVERGMEGFSTPEIHNKWSLRASTTGELVFDNVKVPKENLLPNIDGLKGPLGCLDSARYGISWGAVGAAIDCYESARKYSLERIQFDKPIGAFQLTQKKLAEMLTEITKAQLLAWRLGALMNEGKATTQQISMAKRNNVDMALHIAREARQIHGGMGITGEYPIMRHMMNLESVITYEGTHDIHLLITGADITGIQAFK, from the coding sequence ATGGCTTACGAATATGCAGGAGCACCTGATTATTTCAACGTCGACGAGTTGCTGACAGACGAGCACAAGCTTATCCGGCAGACGATGCGCGACTTTGTGAAGCGTGAGATCTCACCCTATATAGAGCAGTGGGCGCAGGAGGCGCATTTCCCCTCCGAGATCGTGAAGAAGTTCGGCGAGGTGGGCGCTTTCGGCCCGGCCATCCCCACGGAGTATGGCGGCGGAGGCCTCGATTACATCAGCTATGGCATCATCATGCAGGAGATTGAGCGCGGTGACTCGGGCATGCGCTCCACGGCCTCGGTGCAGGGCTCGCTGGTGATGTACCCCATCTATAAATACGGCTCTGAGGAGCAGCGGAAGAAGTTTCTGCCCAAGCTGGCGAGCGGCGAGTGGCTGGGATGCTTCGGCCTGACAGAGCCTGACTATGGCTCCAACCCCGGCGGCATGGTCACCAACATCAAGGATATGGGCGATCATTACCTGCTGAACGGGGCCAAGATGTGGATTTCGAACTCGCCGGAGTGCCAGGTGGCCGTGGTGTGGGCCAAAAATGAGGAAGGCCGCATCAAGGGCCTGATCGTGGAGCGCGGCATGGAGGGATTCTCCACCCCGGAGATCCACAACAAGTGGAGCCTGCGCGCCAGCACTACCGGTGAGTTGGTGTTTGATAACGTGAAAGTGCCGAAAGAGAACCTGCTGCCGAATATCGACGGCCTGAAAGGTCCGCTCGGCTGCCTCGACTCTGCCCGCTACGGTATTTCCTGGGGTGCCGTTGGTGCGGCCATCGACTGCTATGAATCTGCCCGGAAATACAGCCTGGAGCGCATCCAGTTTGATAAGCCAATCGGCGCTTTCCAGCTCACGCAAAAGAAACTGGCCGAAATGCTGACCGAGATCACCAAAGCGCAGCTGCTGGCCTGGCGACTGGGCGCGCTGATGAACGAAGGCAAAGCCACCACTCAGCAAATCTCAATGGCAAAGCGCAACAACGTGGATATGGCCCTGCACATCGCCCGCGAGGCGCGTCAGATACACGGCGGCATGGGCATCACGGGCGAGTACCCGATCATGCGCCATATGATGAACCTCGAATCCGTGATCACCTACGAAGGCACGCACGACATCCACCTGCTCATCACCGGTGCGGACATCACCGGTATTCAGGCGTTTAAATAG
- a CDS encoding type II toxin-antitoxin system ParD family antitoxin gives MEKEKLHTTTCKRQLRPTASPSFIQDVKRNSNPASHIDEFEELPIFGNFDMKFKAMGRNTSVSLGNYFEDFVENRILEGRYKNASEVIRAGLRLLEEEENKVQALKNAVQEGIESGIAKDFDAKSHLEMLKARKRKNG, from the coding sequence TTGGAAAAAGAAAAACTACACACAACAACGTGTAAACGTCAGCTTCGGCCGACGGCCTCGCCGTCGTTTATACAAGACGTTAAACGTAACTCTAATCCAGCAAGTCATATAGATGAGTTTGAAGAGTTACCAATATTTGGTAACTTCGATATGAAATTTAAAGCTATGGGACGTAACACATCGGTATCATTGGGAAATTACTTTGAAGATTTTGTTGAAAACAGAATCTTGGAAGGACGTTACAAAAATGCGAGCGAAGTTATTCGAGCCGGGCTTCGACTTTTGGAGGAAGAAGAAAACAAAGTTCAGGCATTGAAGAATGCAGTTCAGGAAGGGATTGAGAGCGGAATTGCGAAAGACTTCGATGCAAAAAGCCATTTAGAGATGTTAAAGGCCAGGAAAAGAAAAAATGGCTAA
- a CDS encoding type II toxin-antitoxin system RelE/ParE family toxin yields the protein MAKYTLTNKAVEDLSEIWNYTYEAWSEKQADKYYELIIAACQEIAENPTSGKNYDEISKEILGFGVGKHIIFYRTPVLKDIEVIRILHGRMDLRNRLDK from the coding sequence ATGGCTAAATACACTCTGACCAATAAAGCTGTCGAAGACCTTTCGGAAATTTGGAATTACACTTATGAAGCATGGTCCGAGAAGCAAGCGGATAAATATTATGAACTAATCATTGCTGCTTGTCAGGAAATAGCTGAGAACCCCACAAGTGGCAAAAATTATGATGAAATTTCAAAAGAAATCTTAGGGTTTGGAGTCGGCAAGCACATCATCTTTTATAGAACACCAGTTTTAAAAGATATTGAAGTAATCAGAATACTCCATGGGAGAATGGATTTAAGGAATAGGCTTGATAAATGA
- the ruvB gene encoding Holliday junction branch migration DNA helicase RuvB, which produces MREDYLTGEKDNLTPAERDIDKALRPLSFADFTGQAKVVENLKVFVLAARRRGEALDHVLLHGPPGLGKTTLSHIIAAELNSGIKMTSGPVLDKPSDLAGLLTNLEANDVLFIDEIHRLNPIVEEYLYSAMEDYKIDIMLDSGPNARSVQISLNPFTLIGATTRSGLLTAPLRARFSINSRLEYYDSELLTSIVKRSSMLLGAPIHDDAAFEIARRSRGTPRIANNLLRRTRDFAQVKGDGTISVDIAKFALHALDVDHNGLDDMDKRILLCIIDKYKGGPVGISTIATACGEEAETIEEVYEPFLIQEGYIKRTARGREATEAAYRHLGKIPPQHVAATGGLFDQES; this is translated from the coding sequence ATGAGAGAAGATTATCTCACTGGCGAGAAAGACAACCTGACGCCAGCCGAACGTGATATAGACAAAGCGCTCCGCCCGCTCAGCTTCGCCGATTTCACAGGCCAGGCGAAGGTGGTGGAGAACCTTAAGGTGTTTGTGCTGGCGGCAAGGCGCCGCGGCGAGGCGCTGGATCACGTGCTGCTGCACGGCCCTCCGGGCCTGGGTAAAACCACGCTCTCGCACATCATCGCGGCAGAACTGAACTCGGGCATCAAGATGACTTCGGGTCCGGTGCTCGACAAGCCGAGCGACCTGGCGGGCTTGCTGACGAACCTGGAGGCGAACGACGTGCTGTTCATCGACGAGATCCACCGCCTGAACCCGATTGTGGAGGAGTACCTGTACTCGGCCATGGAGGATTACAAGATCGATATCATGCTGGACTCCGGCCCGAACGCGCGCTCCGTGCAAATCAGCCTGAACCCGTTCACGCTGATCGGAGCCACCACGCGCTCCGGCCTGCTGACGGCACCGCTGCGTGCCCGCTTCAGCATCAACAGCCGCCTGGAGTATTATGACTCTGAACTGCTGACCTCCATCGTGAAGCGGTCCTCCATGCTGTTGGGGGCGCCTATCCACGACGACGCTGCCTTTGAGATTGCCCGCCGCAGCCGGGGCACGCCGCGTATCGCCAACAACCTGCTGCGCCGCACCCGCGATTTCGCACAGGTAAAAGGCGACGGCACCATCTCGGTAGACATCGCAAAGTTCGCCCTGCACGCGCTGGACGTGGACCACAACGGCCTTGACGATATGGACAAGCGCATCCTGCTTTGCATCATCGACAAGTACAAGGGCGGCCCGGTGGGTATTTCCACCATCGCGACGGCCTGCGGAGAAGAGGCCGAGACAATAGAAGAGGTATATGAGCCGTTCCTGATACAGGAAGGCTATATAAAGCGCACCGCCCGCGGCCGCGAGGCCACGGAAGCCGCGTACAGGCACCTGGGCAAAATCCCGCCGCAGCATGTGGCGGCCACAGGGGGGCTGTTCGACCAGGAAAGTTAG